From the genome of Winogradskyella forsetii, one region includes:
- a CDS encoding SRPBCC family protein, translating to MKIYTLHKKQNLPMSVEQAWEFLSNPANLKTITPDYMGFNILSGADRPMFPGQIIQYIVTPVLGIKTKWVTEITHVKDQEYFVDEQRFGPYALWHHKHFIKEIKGGIEMEDIIDYKVPMGFLGQLVHPILVKPKLEEIFNYRTEKLEELFGKYDG from the coding sequence ATGAAAATTTATACACTACATAAAAAGCAAAATTTGCCTATGTCAGTTGAACAGGCTTGGGAATTTCTCTCAAATCCTGCCAACTTAAAAACGATAACACCAGATTATATGGGTTTCAACATTCTCTCTGGTGCAGATAGACCGATGTTTCCTGGGCAAATTATACAATATATCGTCACGCCTGTTTTGGGTATCAAAACAAAATGGGTTACAGAAATAACTCATGTCAAGGACCAAGAATATTTTGTAGATGAGCAACGTTTTGGACCTTACGCTCTTTGGCACCATAAACATTTTATAAAGGAAATTAAAGGTGGTATAGAAATGGAAGATATTATAGACTATAAAGTTCCCATGGGATTTTTAGGGCAACTCGTCCACCCTATTTTAGTAAAACCAAAATTAGAAGAAATCTTTAATTACAGAACTGAGAAGTTGGAAGAGTTATTTGGGAAATATGATGGGTAA
- a CDS encoding TspO/MBR family protein has translation MKKIYLFILFLIINFGGLALGNWFMGDAVASDWYNNLNKAPWTPPGWVFGAAWTVIMFCFSIYLTYLFSVRNSKFVMFVYAIAVLLNVCWNFLFFNQHFITWGFVNIILLTLVIIYFFITFRHDKLHSLKYLLLPYIIWLCIATSLNGYIVFNN, from the coding sequence TTGAAAAAAATCTATCTGTTCATACTGTTCCTAATTATCAATTTTGGTGGACTTGCGTTAGGAAACTGGTTTATGGGAGATGCTGTTGCTAGCGACTGGTACAACAACTTAAATAAAGCGCCATGGACACCGCCAGGTTGGGTTTTTGGTGCCGCTTGGACAGTTATAATGTTTTGTTTTTCAATCTATTTGACCTATTTGTTCTCCGTCCGAAATTCGAAATTTGTCATGTTCGTTTATGCTATTGCCGTTTTGTTGAATGTATGTTGGAACTTCCTATTTTTTAATCAACACTTCATAACTTGGGGATTCGTAAATATCATCTTACTAACCTTGGTCATAATCTATTTCTTTATCACTTTTAGACATGACAAACTCCATAGTTTAAAATATTTACTCCTTCCCTATATCATCTGGCTTTGTATTGCTACATCGCTGAACGGTTATATTGTTTTTAATAATTAG
- a CDS encoding Lacal_2735 family protein, translated as MFGLFKKPSELEKLQKKYDKLMADWHKLSSTNRAESDKKYAEAQLVIDKIEKLKEQ; from the coding sequence ATGTTTGGACTGTTTAAAAAACCCTCAGAATTAGAAAAACTTCAAAAGAAGTACGACAAATTAATGGCAGATTGGCATAAGCTTTCCTCTACTAATAGAGCCGAAAGTGATAAAAAATATGCAGAAGCACAATTAGTAATAGATAAAATTGAAAAATTAAAAGAGCAGTAA
- a CDS encoding glutathione peroxidase, which produces MNPFKAFISTINVTDKDVKNKATIPFYDIQINSLSGEPIDLHQFKGKKLLIVNVASKCGFTPQYRDLQSLQDDYKDQLAILGVPCNQFGSQEPGSSEEIQQFCEKNYGVNFLITEKIEVKGENQHPLYSWLTKEYINGKQDSKVKWNFQKYLIDENGEFLNYYYSITSPTSSRITKYLE; this is translated from the coding sequence ATGAATCCATTTAAAGCCTTTATCAGTACTATTAATGTAACAGACAAAGATGTGAAGAACAAAGCAACAATACCATTTTATGATATTCAAATCAATAGTTTATCTGGAGAACCTATAGATTTACATCAATTTAAAGGCAAAAAATTACTTATCGTCAATGTCGCTTCTAAATGTGGATTTACACCGCAGTATAGAGATTTGCAGTCGTTGCAAGACGATTACAAAGATCAACTCGCAATTTTAGGAGTACCATGTAATCAGTTTGGTTCGCAAGAGCCAGGTAGCTCAGAAGAAATTCAACAATTTTGCGAGAAGAATTACGGTGTAAATTTTTTAATCACCGAGAAAATTGAAGTGAAGGGAGAAAATCAACATCCCTTATATTCTTGGCTGACAAAGGAATATATAAATGGTAAGCAAGATTCTAAAGTAAAGTGGAATTTCCAGAAGTACTTAATAGACGAAAATGGGGAATTTTTAAATTACTACTACTCTATTACAAGTCCTACAAGCTCAAGAATTACTAAATACCTAGAATAG
- a CDS encoding SDR family NAD(P)-dependent oxidoreductase: MSRLIVIGGSKGIGKAIVETLLSSYDEIINISRTAPEESHPKLKHFSCDITTDELPDIDEADGLVYCPGSINLKPIDRLSVDDFKNDFEINVIGAVKAIQQYLKALKNGNKPSIVLFSTVAAKLGMPYHASVAASKSAIEGLTKSLGAELAPTIRVNAIAPTVTDTELASKLLRNERMIENMNERHPLKKYLQPQEVADMAAFLLSEKAASLSGQIFEMDCGIVSFKL; encoded by the coding sequence ATGAGTAGATTAATAGTTATTGGAGGAAGCAAAGGTATTGGCAAAGCTATTGTTGAAACTTTGCTTTCTTCTTATGATGAGATTATCAATATAAGCAGAACGGCACCGGAAGAATCACATCCTAAATTAAAACATTTTAGTTGTGATATTACCACTGACGAATTACCAGATATTGATGAGGCAGATGGTTTAGTATATTGCCCTGGAAGCATCAACTTAAAACCGATTGACCGATTAAGTGTTGACGATTTTAAAAACGACTTTGAGATTAATGTTATTGGAGCCGTTAAGGCCATACAACAGTATTTGAAAGCGTTAAAAAATGGTAATAAACCATCAATTGTTTTGTTTAGTACCGTTGCAGCCAAACTTGGTATGCCCTATCATGCAAGTGTGGCAGCTTCAAAATCAGCTATTGAAGGTTTAACAAAATCACTTGGTGCAGAATTGGCTCCAACGATAAGAGTCAATGCTATTGCACCTACGGTAACTGATACCGAATTGGCTTCAAAGTTATTGCGTAATGAGCGCATGATCGAAAATATGAATGAGCGCCACCCACTTAAAAAATATTTACAACCTCAAGAAGTTGCTGATATGGCCGCTTTTTTATTGTCAGAAAAAGCAGCTTCTCTATCTGGTCAAATATTTGAAATGGATTGTGGTATTGTGAGTTTCAAATTGTAA
- the folE gene encoding GTP cyclohydrolase I FolE yields the protein MTTETISKKNGHNLNGFSAEDIGDDHLFTNLDTPMKADAFKMTNEEKKKRIALLFSEIMDVIGLDLNDDSLSGTPDRVAKMYIEEIFSGLDPKNKPKVALFENKYQYNQMLVEKNITFYSNCEHHFVPIIGRAHVAYKSSGKVIGLSKLNRIVQYYAKRPQVQERLTNQIANELKTVLETEDVAVIIDAKHLCVSSRGVQDDTSATVTTYYGGEFNNASKIVELQNYINN from the coding sequence ATGACTACAGAAACTATTTCCAAAAAAAATGGTCACAATTTAAACGGCTTTAGTGCTGAAGATATTGGAGACGATCATTTATTCACAAATTTAGATACACCGATGAAAGCAGATGCTTTCAAAATGACAAATGAGGAAAAGAAAAAACGCATTGCGTTACTTTTTTCAGAAATAATGGATGTTATTGGTCTTGATTTAAATGATGATTCTTTAAGTGGCACGCCAGACCGTGTTGCAAAAATGTATATTGAAGAAATATTTTCGGGCTTAGACCCAAAAAACAAACCAAAAGTGGCCTTGTTCGAAAATAAATATCAATATAATCAGATGTTAGTAGAAAAAAATATAACTTTCTATTCCAATTGTGAGCATCATTTTGTGCCTATTATAGGAAGAGCGCATGTGGCTTATAAATCATCTGGTAAAGTTATTGGACTTTCAAAGTTAAACCGAATAGTTCAATATTACGCTAAACGTCCGCAAGTACAGGAACGTTTAACCAATCAGATTGCTAACGAACTTAAAACGGTTTTAGAAACCGAAGATGTTGCTGTAATTATAGATGCCAAGCACTTGTGTGTTTCATCTAGAGGTGTGCAAGACGATACTTCTGCAACAGTAACCACATATTATGGAGGCGAATTTAATAATGCTTCAAAAATTGTAGAATTACAAAACTATATAAATAATTAA
- a CDS encoding TIGR03643 family protein, with amino-acid sequence MGERETDRIIEMAWEDRTPFEAITFQFGLKEQDVINVMRRELKPSSFRLWRARVQGRATKHQKKRTFDKGRFKCSRQRTITNNSISKR; translated from the coding sequence ATGGGAGAACGAGAAACTGATCGTATTATAGAAATGGCATGGGAAGATCGCACACCTTTTGAGGCCATTACATTTCAATTTGGTTTGAAAGAGCAAGACGTGATTAATGTAATGCGAAGAGAATTAAAACCAAGTAGCTTCAGATTATGGAGAGCACGTGTGCAAGGAAGAGCTACTAAACACCAAAAGAAAAGAACATTTGACAAAGGCAGATTTAAATGCTCACGACAAAGAACAATAACTAATAACTCTATTTCAAAACGTTAA
- a CDS encoding cryptochrome/deoxyribodipyrimidine photo-lyase family protein: protein MSNREHINVVWLKRDLRLQDNEAISNALKTDKPTLLLYVFEHILLNDEHYSTRHFNFIKESICDLNAQLETYNTKILAVVSDVTSAFNQIQEFYSIDAVFSHMETGLLVTYNRDKEFKRYCRNNFIDWIESENNGVRRGLKNRDQWFENWETYMNSAIEVFEPNENQLLDHKAIESLESVFKVANLETPANTIFQKGGSSTGWKYANTFFQSRHENYMLNISKPEASRQSCSRISPYIAWGNLSIRQVFQKAKELKTNAKDKRHIAAFKSRLRWQAHFIQKFEMEHTMEEASVNKGYHKLKKTISESYQKAWKEGLTGFPLVDASMRCLVQTGYVNFRMRAMLASFFTHILWQPWQDATTHLSQQFLDFEPGIHFPQLQMQAGETGINNLRIYNPTVNSLKYDPDAVFIKKWVPELDKLDTLFVHEPYLMTEMEQAFYNFKLGEDYPEPIVDIKVNRKRASDILWNMKDDPDVRRESFRILKRHTISERNRLLKDE from the coding sequence ATGAGCAATAGAGAACACATTAATGTAGTTTGGTTAAAACGTGATTTAAGACTTCAGGATAATGAAGCGATTTCCAACGCTCTAAAAACCGACAAACCTACCCTTCTACTCTATGTTTTTGAACATATCCTACTCAATGACGAACATTACAGCACGCGTCATTTTAATTTCATCAAAGAATCCATATGCGACCTTAACGCACAATTAGAAACATACAATACAAAAATTTTAGCTGTCGTCAGCGATGTTACCAGCGCATTTAACCAAATACAAGAATTTTATAGCATAGACGCAGTGTTTTCTCATATGGAAACAGGTTTATTGGTAACCTACAATAGAGACAAAGAATTCAAACGTTATTGCAGAAATAATTTTATCGATTGGATAGAAAGCGAAAACAATGGTGTGCGACGTGGTTTAAAAAACAGAGATCAGTGGTTTGAAAACTGGGAAACCTATATGAATAGCGCTATTGAAGTTTTTGAACCTAATGAAAACCAATTGTTGGATCATAAAGCTATTGAAAGCCTGGAAAGCGTTTTTAAAGTTGCCAATTTAGAAACGCCAGCAAATACAATTTTTCAAAAAGGCGGTAGCTCGACAGGATGGAAATATGCCAACACCTTTTTTCAAAGTCGGCATGAAAATTACATGCTCAATATTTCCAAACCAGAAGCATCAAGACAGAGTTGCAGTCGTATTTCGCCTTACATCGCGTGGGGAAATCTATCGATTAGGCAAGTCTTTCAAAAAGCCAAAGAATTGAAAACAAATGCTAAGGACAAACGCCACATTGCCGCATTTAAATCGCGTTTACGTTGGCAAGCCCATTTTATTCAGAAGTTTGAAATGGAACATACCATGGAAGAAGCAAGTGTAAATAAAGGCTATCACAAGCTTAAAAAAACAATTTCAGAAAGCTACCAAAAAGCATGGAAAGAAGGTTTAACCGGATTTCCTTTAGTGGATGCGAGTATGCGATGCCTTGTTCAAACTGGTTATGTCAATTTTAGGATGCGCGCCATGTTGGCTTCTTTTTTCACCCATATTCTTTGGCAACCTTGGCAGGATGCAACAACACACCTTTCTCAACAATTTTTGGATTTTGAGCCAGGTATACATTTTCCGCAGTTGCAAATGCAAGCAGGAGAAACAGGCATCAACAATCTTAGGATCTACAATCCCACAGTGAATAGTTTGAAGTACGATCCTGATGCCGTTTTTATCAAAAAATGGGTACCAGAACTTGACAAACTCGATACCTTATTTGTGCACGAACCTTATCTAATGACAGAAATGGAACAGGCGTTCTATAATTTCAAACTGGGTGAAGATTACCCAGAACCCATAGTAGATATTAAAGTAAACCGAAAAAGGGCTAGTGACATTTTATGGAATATGAAAGACGATCCGGACGTACGACGTGAAAGTTTTAGGATTCTAAAACGACATACTATAAGTGAACGAAATCGCTTACTTAAAGACGAATAA
- a CDS encoding cryptochrome/photolyase family protein — translation MKDKEIIIIFPHQLFKNAAILDTDCAIYLVEEFLFFKHYKFHKQKIAFHRATMKCYEAYLKSKDRTVHYIEATEKRSDVRELIPKLIEDGIETLHITDPTDNWLEKHINSVAKEITIEWYENPLFINTKKDLSSFFKPNKKKFFQTSFYKEQRKKRDILMVAKEPEGGKWTYDSENRKKYPKDKTPPNIQFPDKTNYHKEAETYVNNHFKNHYGQLTEFALYPIDFETSEAWFQQFLDIRFHEFGIYEDAIVRQEHILNHSVLSPLINVGLLQPEDVIQQAIEYAKANDIPVNSTEGFVRQIMGWREFIRGVYEVKGTEERNRNFWGFKRKIPNSFYKGSTGIQPIDDVIKKVLKTGYAHHIERLMLLGNFMVLCEFDPDEVYQWFMELFIDAYDWVMVPNVYGMSLFADGGLMSTKPYLSSSNYIMKMSDYKKGDWQPVWDGLFWTFMDKHRDFFLSNPRLGMLIGTFDKMDTATKEKHFEKARAFFENLEDEQ, via the coding sequence TTGAAAGACAAAGAAATTATAATAATTTTCCCTCATCAACTATTTAAGAACGCAGCGATTTTAGATACAGACTGCGCTATTTATTTGGTTGAGGAATTTCTATTTTTTAAACATTATAAATTCCACAAACAAAAAATAGCATTTCATCGGGCTACCATGAAATGCTATGAAGCGTATTTAAAATCAAAAGATAGAACCGTTCACTATATTGAAGCGACCGAAAAGCGATCAGATGTTAGAGAATTAATTCCAAAACTTATTGAAGATGGAATTGAAACACTTCATATCACGGATCCAACAGACAATTGGCTCGAAAAACATATTAACTCAGTTGCTAAAGAAATAACAATTGAATGGTATGAAAATCCATTATTCATTAATACAAAGAAAGACTTAAGTTCATTCTTTAAGCCTAATAAAAAGAAATTCTTTCAAACCTCATTTTATAAAGAGCAACGAAAAAAACGTGATATTCTGATGGTTGCGAAGGAGCCTGAAGGTGGGAAATGGACTTACGATTCAGAAAACAGAAAAAAATACCCGAAAGACAAAACACCACCAAACATTCAGTTTCCAGATAAGACCAACTATCATAAAGAAGCGGAAACTTATGTGAATAATCATTTCAAAAATCATTACGGTCAGTTAACGGAGTTCGCACTTTATCCCATTGACTTTGAGACTTCAGAAGCTTGGTTTCAACAATTTTTAGATATCAGATTCCATGAATTTGGAATCTATGAAGATGCCATTGTACGTCAAGAACATATACTTAACCACAGCGTTTTGTCGCCTTTGATCAATGTTGGTTTGCTTCAACCGGAAGACGTTATACAACAAGCAATTGAGTATGCCAAAGCAAATGACATTCCCGTTAACTCCACCGAAGGCTTTGTTAGGCAAATAATGGGATGGCGAGAGTTTATACGTGGTGTTTACGAAGTCAAAGGCACTGAAGAACGCAATAGAAATTTTTGGGGATTCAAGCGTAAAATTCCAAATTCATTTTATAAGGGCTCTACAGGAATTCAACCTATTGACGATGTCATTAAAAAAGTATTGAAAACGGGTTACGCCCACCATATTGAACGCTTAATGCTATTAGGGAATTTTATGGTGTTGTGTGAATTCGATCCAGACGAGGTTTACCAATGGTTTATGGAGCTATTCATTGACGCTTACGATTGGGTTATGGTACCAAATGTATATGGTATGAGCCTGTTTGCGGATGGTGGATTAATGTCCACAAAGCCTTATTTAAGTAGTAGCAATTACATTATGAAAATGAGCGACTATAAAAAAGGGGATTGGCAACCTGTATGGGATGGTTTGTTCTGGACATTTATGGATAAGCATAGAGATTTCTTTTTGAGCAATCCAAGATTAGGGATGCTCATAGGAACATTTGACAAGATGGACACAGCAACTAAAGAAAAGCACTTTGAGAAGGCAAGAGCATTTTTTGAAAATTTAGAGGATGAGCAATAG
- a CDS encoding DASH family cryptochrome: MQERKNNINLVWFRNDLRTIDNRVLYEAQKNCDQIIAVYCFDPRQFAYDRFGFKKTEKYRAQFLIETVTDLKLQLKKLNIDLLINYALPEVIIPEICEHYNINKIYFQKEWTQEEVIVENDLKSKLANVEFHSFYNQFLYHPDDINFELSETPQVFTVFRKKLEKHVDIRQELKISKCAEENRIENTTTIPTLKELGLEDFETHPSSAFPFKGGESEALNRLNDYFFTTKKLGFYKKTRNGLVGTNYSSKFSAWLANGSISARTIYWKVKQFEAEHYKNQSTYWLVFELIWRDYFKYVSLKHGNQIFKLDGILNKNYNWSTDKVQIEKWIQGKTNSDFVNANMLEIKKTGWMSNRGRQNVASYFAKELQLDWRIGAAYFESLLIDYDVHSNYGNWMYVAGVGNDPRDRKFNVELQAARYDENGKFRKLWLQPTLF, encoded by the coding sequence ATGCAGGAGAGAAAAAACAACATTAATTTAGTTTGGTTTAGAAATGATTTAAGAACCATTGATAACAGGGTTTTATATGAAGCTCAAAAAAACTGTGACCAAATCATTGCTGTTTATTGCTTTGACCCAAGGCAATTCGCTTATGATCGATTCGGGTTTAAAAAAACAGAAAAATATAGAGCACAATTTTTAATTGAAACCGTTACCGACTTAAAATTACAGCTAAAGAAACTTAATATTGATTTATTGATTAATTACGCTTTACCTGAAGTTATAATTCCAGAAATTTGTGAACATTACAACATCAATAAAATATATTTCCAAAAGGAATGGACGCAGGAAGAAGTCATCGTCGAAAACGATCTAAAATCAAAACTCGCCAACGTTGAGTTTCATTCCTTTTATAATCAATTTTTGTATCATCCTGATGATATCAATTTTGAGCTTTCTGAAACACCACAAGTTTTTACCGTCTTTAGAAAAAAACTTGAAAAGCATGTTGACATTCGACAAGAATTAAAAATTAGCAAATGTGCTGAGGAGAATCGCATTGAGAACACGACTACAATTCCAACCTTAAAAGAGTTAGGGCTTGAAGATTTTGAAACGCACCCTAGTTCTGCATTTCCCTTTAAAGGAGGCGAATCCGAAGCATTAAACCGCCTAAATGATTATTTTTTTACTACTAAAAAATTAGGGTTTTACAAAAAAACGCGAAATGGATTAGTTGGAACTAACTACAGTTCAAAATTTTCAGCATGGTTAGCAAATGGTTCCATTTCCGCTAGAACTATATATTGGAAAGTGAAACAATTTGAAGCTGAGCACTACAAAAACCAATCTACCTATTGGCTTGTTTTCGAACTTATTTGGCGTGACTATTTTAAATATGTGTCATTAAAACATGGCAATCAAATCTTTAAGCTTGATGGCATTCTGAATAAAAATTACAATTGGAGTACCGACAAAGTTCAAATTGAAAAATGGATCCAAGGAAAAACAAATTCCGACTTTGTAAATGCCAACATGCTAGAAATTAAAAAAACCGGTTGGATGAGTAATAGAGGTCGCCAAAACGTAGCCTCTTATTTCGCCAAAGAATTACAACTGGATTGGCGCATTGGTGCAGCTTATTTTGAATCCCTGTTAATTGATTATGACGTACACAGCAATTATGGAAATTGGATGTATGTCGCAGGAGTTGGCAACGATCCTAGAGATCGGAAATTTAATGTGGAATTGCAGGCTGCTCGTTACGATGAAAACGGAAAATTCAGAAAACTGTGGTTACAACCCACTTTATTTTAA
- a CDS encoding DUF2256 domain-containing protein, giving the protein MKTVKKSNLPSKICPVCSRPFIWRKKWKKDWDNVKYCSEKCRREKTTLI; this is encoded by the coding sequence ATGAAAACTGTAAAAAAATCAAATCTTCCATCGAAAATTTGTCCAGTTTGTAGCAGGCCTTTTATATGGCGGAAGAAATGGAAAAAAGATTGGGACAACGTAAAATATTGTAGTGAAAAATGCAGGAGAGAAAAAACAACATTAATTTAG
- a CDS encoding SDR family oxidoreductase, with protein sequence MRILITGTTGYIARRLALQLLEDEHELICCVRDLNRIPDEIEDNPRCSFIKLDFLDPEPGKIPKDIDAAYYLIHSMSTNSDDFEDLERQCAQNFKNLVEATHCEQVIYLSGIVNDKSLSKHLKSRLQVENTLKSERYALTTFRAGIIVGSGSASFEIIRDIVEKLPFMVTPKWLNTKTQPLGIRDVLTFLSGGLGKKELYNKAFDIYGPEVLTYKQMLLQFAEVRGLKRYIVTLPVLTPKLSSYWLYFVTSTSFQLASALVDSMKVEVIGKPSDINKIIGIEPMDYKTAVNLAFQRIEQNTVVSSWKDAVSSGRFKDQLSKHIEIPQYGCFKDVRHRKVTDETYTLNKIWAIGGRTGWYSFNGLWKLRGYMDKLFGGVGLRRGRTSDTYLEAGDALDFWRVLYANKDEKRLLLFAEMRLPGEAWLEFKIVKGQLYQRAVFRPKGVWGRLYWYSVLPFHAFVFSGMINALVNK encoded by the coding sequence ATGCGCATTTTAATCACAGGGACAACAGGCTATATTGCCAGAAGATTAGCATTACAACTGCTCGAAGACGAGCATGAGCTCATTTGCTGTGTACGTGATTTAAATCGTATTCCCGATGAAATCGAAGACAATCCACGTTGTAGTTTTATTAAACTCGATTTTCTAGACCCTGAACCCGGTAAAATCCCAAAAGACATTGATGCTGCGTATTACTTAATTCATTCCATGTCCACAAATTCGGATGATTTTGAGGATTTAGAACGACAATGCGCACAGAATTTCAAAAATCTTGTTGAGGCAACTCATTGTGAACAGGTCATTTATCTTAGTGGCATTGTAAATGATAAGTCGCTTTCAAAACACCTTAAATCGAGATTACAGGTAGAAAACACCTTAAAATCCGAACGCTACGCTTTAACAACTTTCAGAGCCGGAATTATAGTAGGTAGCGGAAGCGCGTCTTTCGAAATTATAAGGGATATCGTAGAGAAATTGCCCTTTATGGTCACTCCCAAATGGTTAAACACAAAAACACAGCCTCTTGGAATTAGGGATGTTCTTACATTCTTATCTGGTGGCTTGGGCAAAAAGGAATTGTACAATAAAGCCTTCGATATTTATGGGCCAGAAGTTTTGACTTACAAACAAATGCTATTGCAATTTGCAGAAGTAAGAGGCCTAAAACGATATATTGTTACGCTGCCTGTTTTAACCCCAAAACTGTCCTCTTATTGGTTGTATTTTGTGACATCAACATCCTTTCAATTGGCTTCTGCCCTAGTAGATAGCATGAAGGTAGAAGTGATTGGTAAGCCAAGTGATATCAATAAAATCATTGGAATCGAACCTATGGATTACAAAACAGCCGTGAATTTAGCATTTCAGAGAATAGAACAAAATACCGTTGTATCGAGCTGGAAAGATGCGGTAAGCAGTGGACGGTTTAAAGATCAATTATCAAAGCATATTGAAATACCACAATACGGTTGTTTTAAAGACGTAAGGCACAGAAAAGTAACTGATGAAACGTATACCCTAAACAAAATTTGGGCCATTGGTGGCAGAACGGGTTGGTATAGTTTTAACGGATTATGGAAACTAAGAGGCTATATGGATAAACTTTTTGGAGGCGTGGGCTTAAGACGCGGACGAACAAGTGACACCTATTTAGAAGCAGGCGATGCTTTAGATTTTTGGCGTGTTTTATATGCCAATAAAGATGAAAAAAGACTATTACTTTTTGCAGAAATGCGTTTACCTGGTGAAGCTTGGCTGGAGTTTAAAATTGTAAAAGGCCAACTCTACCAACGTGCTGTTTTTAGACCTAAAGGCGTTTGGGGACGGCTATATTGGTATTCCGTATTACCGTTTCATGCGTTTGTTTTTAGCGGAATGATAAATGCTCTGGTCAATAAATGA
- a CDS encoding flavin reductase family protein produces MAEFSSDDLDQMHHVYRINLINSCSGYKSANLIGTKSKDDISNVAVFSSITHLGSNPALLGFFLRPTTVMRNTYHNIKATGKYTINHIHNTILEDAHHTSAKYDGHISEFDVTKLIEDYKDGFSAPFVKGCPVQIAMQFVEEYPIAANDTLLVIGKIQKLYIEDPLMENDGFVNLSKGKVATINGLDGYAIPVLKERFDYQRPKPEFVNTND; encoded by the coding sequence ATGGCAGAATTCAGCAGTGACGATTTAGATCAGATGCATCATGTGTACAGAATCAACTTAATTAATAGCTGTTCTGGTTATAAATCTGCAAATTTAATAGGCACTAAAAGCAAAGATGATATTAGCAACGTTGCTGTATTTAGTTCCATAACACATTTGGGTTCCAATCCTGCTTTATTGGGCTTCTTTTTAAGACCAACTACGGTGATGCGAAACACCTATCACAATATAAAAGCAACAGGAAAATACACTATTAATCATATTCACAACACTATTTTAGAGGACGCTCATCATACTTCCGCTAAATATGATGGTCATATCTCTGAATTCGACGTTACAAAGCTGATCGAAGACTATAAAGATGGATTTTCTGCTCCATTTGTAAAGGGTTGTCCTGTTCAAATTGCAATGCAATTTGTTGAAGAATATCCAATTGCAGCTAATGATACCCTATTAGTTATAGGGAAAATTCAAAAACTTTACATTGAAGATCCATTAATGGAGAACGATGGATTCGTCAATTTATCTAAAGGAAAAGTAGCTACGATAAACGGACTTGATGGTTACGCTATACCAGTATTAAAGGAACGTTTTGATTACCAACGACCAAAACCAGAATTTGTAAACACCAATGACTAA